The Dehalococcoidia bacterium genome contains a region encoding:
- the meaB gene encoding methylmalonyl Co-A mutase-associated GTPase MeaB, with the protein MPDESAVRGLVERLLAGDRRALARVLSMVENDTPGGREAMRLLYPSTGRAHTIGITGPPGSGKSTLTSALAREYRKRGQTVGIVAVDPTSPFTRGAILGDRIRMQDLSGDPGVFVRSMASRGAMGGLAPATQEVVAVLDAAGKGVIIIETVGAGQDEVDVAAAALTTLVVFPPSSGDDIQAMKAGIVEIADIFVVNKADLQGANATVMHLESLAGYLAPGVRPAPVCRTVASRGEGVVDLLQAIEEHRGWLESSGVLEERLRERAKRQLLTAMRQLIEERAVERAGKDLEAAAESVYERKIDPRSAAQALLDR; encoded by the coding sequence TTGCCTGACGAAAGCGCCGTTCGCGGCCTGGTCGAGCGCCTGCTCGCAGGCGACCGCCGCGCGCTGGCGCGCGTGCTCTCGATGGTCGAGAACGACACGCCCGGCGGCCGCGAGGCGATGCGCCTCCTTTATCCCAGCACGGGACGCGCGCACACGATCGGTATCACCGGGCCTCCCGGTTCCGGCAAGAGCACCCTGACGTCGGCGCTTGCGCGCGAGTACAGGAAGCGCGGACAGACAGTCGGCATTGTCGCCGTCGACCCGACCAGCCCGTTCACCCGCGGCGCGATCCTGGGCGACCGCATCCGCATGCAGGACCTCTCCGGCGACCCCGGCGTATTCGTGCGCAGCATGGCCAGCAGGGGCGCGATGGGGGGCCTGGCGCCGGCGACCCAGGAGGTGGTGGCCGTCCTCGACGCCGCTGGCAAGGGCGTGATCATCATCGAGACGGTGGGAGCCGGACAGGACGAGGTGGACGTAGCGGCCGCGGCGCTGACGACCCTGGTGGTGTTTCCGCCATCCTCTGGCGACGACATCCAGGCGATGAAGGCCGGGATCGTGGAGATCGCGGACATTTTCGTAGTGAATAAGGCCGACCTGCAGGGGGCTAACGCGACGGTGATGCACCTGGAATCGCTGGCGGGCTACCTGGCGCCCGGCGTGCGGCCGGCGCCGGTGTGTCGCACGGTCGCCAGCCGCGGCGAGGGAGTGGTCGATCTGCTGCAGGCGATCGAGGAGCACCGCGGGTGGCTGGAGTCGTCCGGCGTCCTCGAGGAGCGGCTCCGGGAGCGGGCGAAACGGCAGCTGCTGACGGCGATGCGTCAGCTCATCGAGGAGAGGGCTGTCGAGCGCGCGGGAAAGGACCTGGAAGCGGCGGCGGAAAGCGTCTACGAGCGGAAGATAGACCCGCGCTCGGCAGCGCAGGCCTTGCTGGACCGCTGA
- a CDS encoding cobalamin B12-binding domain-containing protein yields MPDRPIRVLVAKPGLDGHDRGAKIIARAFRDAGMEVIYTGIRQTPEMIAEAALQEDVDVIGLSILSGAHMELFPRVVNALRERGISPDDVLLIAGGIIPDDDIPALKALGFKAIYGPGSDTREMIEFVRHNVKALA; encoded by the coding sequence ATGCCTGACAGGCCCATCCGAGTGCTGGTGGCGAAGCCCGGTCTCGACGGTCACGACCGGGGGGCGAAGATCATCGCGCGGGCGTTCCGCGATGCGGGCATGGAGGTCATATACACGGGGATACGGCAGACCCCGGAGATGATCGCCGAGGCGGCGCTCCAGGAGGACGTCGACGTCATCGGGCTCTCGATCCTCTCGGGGGCGCACATGGAGTTGTTCCCGCGGGTGGTGAACGCCCTGAGGGAACGCGGGATCTCGCCCGACGACGTGCTGCTAATCGCGGGCGGCATCATCCCGGACGACGACATCCCTGCCCTGAAGGCGCTGGGGTTCAAGGCTATCTACGGGCCGGGCTCGGACACGCGCGAGATGATCGAGTTCGTCCGCCACAACGTCAAGGCTCTTGCCTGA
- a CDS encoding VOC family protein, which translates to MPLLLDHVIIAVADLQASAAALGAALGRRPSWRGRHPSYGTANVLFRLENAYVELLAPDAGASETAQSQAWTGSLGRFLKERGEGLFSVALQTADVSGEVSRARGRGLAVEEPLPGSGVDLDSGATREWVNARIPPEATRGTRCFFIEHRSPPSALPPAAPAADTAAAVSKVAAVVALSSEPEGARRMWREVFGLGEEAAPDWWRFSLGNAYLLLQAGECRTAAEGQPDCWEAAVLGVADLQKAAQRLAGAGLATARASLGGFEGVATSVCGAKLLFVEDK; encoded by the coding sequence CCTTCTCCTGGACCACGTGATCATCGCTGTGGCCGACCTGCAGGCAAGCGCCGCGGCGCTGGGCGCGGCCCTGGGGCGCCGCCCGTCCTGGCGGGGACGCCACCCTTCGTATGGGACGGCGAACGTGCTCTTCCGGCTGGAGAACGCCTATGTCGAGCTGCTGGCGCCGGACGCCGGCGCGAGCGAGACTGCGCAGTCGCAGGCCTGGACGGGGTCGCTGGGGAGGTTCCTCAAGGAGCGCGGGGAGGGCTTGTTCTCGGTCGCCCTGCAGACCGCGGACGTGTCCGGCGAGGTGAGCCGGGCGCGAGGGAGGGGCCTGGCGGTCGAGGAGCCGCTGCCGGGCAGCGGGGTGGACCTTGACAGCGGGGCGACGCGGGAATGGGTAAACGCGCGCATCCCGCCGGAGGCCACGCGGGGGACGCGCTGCTTCTTCATCGAGCACCGCTCACCACCGTCGGCGCTGCCGCCCGCGGCGCCGGCCGCGGATACGGCCGCCGCGGTCTCGAAGGTGGCCGCAGTCGTGGCGTTGTCGTCCGAACCCGAGGGCGCCAGGAGAATGTGGCGGGAGGTCTTTGGGCTGGGGGAGGAGGCGGCGCCGGACTGGTGGCGCTTCAGTCTTGGCAACGCGTATCTTCTTCTTCAGGCAGGAGAGTGCAGGACGGCCGCGGAGGGACAGCCCGACTGCTGGGAAGCGGCGGTGCTTGGCGTCGCCGACCTGCAGAAAGCGGCGCAAAGGCTCGCGGGAGCGGGCCTGGCGACGGCGCGGGCTTCGCTCGGCGGCTTCGAGGGTGTTGCCACGTCCGTCTGCGGCGCAAAGCTCCTGTTCGTGGAGGACAAGTGA